Proteins encoded together in one Rhizobacter sp. J219 window:
- the aroE gene encoding shikimate dehydrogenase — MSPPDRYVVAGNPVEHSQSPFIHAEFARATGQPVAYDRLLCPLDGFEATVRAFADGGGRGCNVTVPFKIDAYRLAARRSPRATLAEAANVLRFDAEGWYADNTDGIGLVRDIERNAGVGLRGKRVLLVGGGGAAAGALGPLIQARPQEIVIANRSIDKAEALVKRHAELAYAHDVKLGARPLQAPGEAFDVVVNATATSLQGAAIPVAPSVLSPGGLALDMMYGPAAQGFLQWAGQHGATARDGLGMLVEQAAEAFHVWRGITPETAPVLAALRARLASR; from the coding sequence GTGAGCCCTCCCGATCGTTACGTCGTCGCCGGCAACCCGGTCGAGCACAGCCAGTCGCCCTTCATCCACGCCGAGTTCGCACGGGCGACCGGGCAGCCGGTGGCCTACGACCGGCTGCTGTGCCCGCTGGATGGCTTCGAGGCCACGGTGCGTGCGTTTGCCGACGGCGGCGGTCGCGGCTGCAACGTGACCGTGCCCTTCAAGATCGACGCCTACCGGCTGGCAGCGCGCCGCAGCCCGCGTGCCACGCTCGCCGAAGCCGCCAACGTGCTGCGCTTCGATGCCGAAGGCTGGTACGCCGACAACACCGACGGCATCGGCCTCGTGCGCGACATCGAGCGCAATGCCGGTGTCGGGCTGCGCGGCAAGCGTGTGCTGCTGGTCGGTGGCGGTGGTGCCGCCGCCGGTGCGCTCGGGCCGCTGATCCAGGCGCGTCCGCAAGAGATCGTGATCGCCAACCGCAGCATCGACAAGGCCGAGGCCCTGGTGAAGCGCCACGCCGAGCTGGCGTACGCGCATGACGTCAAGCTCGGTGCCCGCCCCCTGCAAGCCCCGGGCGAGGCCTTCGACGTGGTGGTCAACGCGACCGCGACCAGCCTGCAGGGCGCTGCCATTCCGGTCGCGCCGAGCGTGCTGAGTCCAGGCGGCCTGGCGTTGGACATGATGTACGGCCCCGCCGCCCAGGGCTTTCTCCAATGGGCCGGGCAGCACGGCGCCACCGCACGCGACGGCCTCGGCATGCTGGTGGAGCAGGCGGCCGAGGCCTTCCATGTCTGGCGCGGCATCACCCCCGAGACGGCGCCGGTGCTGGCCGCACTGCGCGCCCGGCTGGCCTCACGATGA
- the aroQ gene encoding type II 3-dehydroquinate dehydratase, whose amino-acid sequence MKILVIHGPNLNLLGTREPAVYGSTTLDQINAELAKIATDAGSTLESFQSNHEGALIDRVQATRLDGTDFVIINPGAFTHTSVALRDAFAGVAIPFIEVHLSNVHRREPFRHHSYFSDLAEGVIVGLGADGYRLALGHALKRGPKAQPPRSA is encoded by the coding sequence ATGAAGATCCTCGTCATCCACGGCCCCAACCTCAACCTGCTCGGCACCCGCGAGCCGGCAGTCTATGGTTCGACGACTTTGGATCAGATCAACGCAGAACTCGCGAAGATCGCCACCGATGCCGGGTCCACGCTGGAAAGCTTCCAGAGCAACCACGAAGGCGCGCTGATCGACCGTGTGCAGGCCACGCGACTCGATGGCACCGACTTCGTGATCATCAACCCCGGCGCGTTCACACACACCAGCGTGGCCCTGCGCGATGCGTTCGCGGGCGTGGCGATCCCATTCATCGAAGTGCACCTGTCAAATGTGCACCGCCGCGAGCCGTTCCGCCACCATTCTTATTTTTCCGATCTCGCCGAAGGCGTGATCGTCGGGCTGGGCGCCGATGGATACCGCCTTGCCCTGGGCCATGCGCTCAAGCGCGGCCCGAAGGCCCAGCCGCCTCGCTCGGCCTGA
- the accC gene encoding acetyl-CoA carboxylase biotin carboxylase subunit — protein sequence MFKKILIANRGEIALRIQRACREMGVKSVVVYSEADRDAKYVKLADEAVCIGPAASAQSYLNMPAIISTAEVTDAEAIHPGYGFLSENADFAERVEQSGFTFIGPTPESIRIMGDKVSAKQAMIKSGVPCVPGSEGALPDDPKEIVKIGRAVGYPVIIKAAGGGGGRGMRVVHTEAALLHAVQTTKAEAGAAFGNPAVYMEKFLENPRHIEIQVLADEHKNAVWLGERDCSMQRRHQKIIEEAPAPGIPRRVIERIGERCAAACKKIGYRGAGTFEFLYENGEFYFIEMNTRVQVEHPVTELVTGVDIVQMQIRVAAGEKLPFTQRQIQMRGHALECRVNAEDPYKFTPSPGRITTWHAPGGPGVRVDSHAYTNYFVPPNYDSMIGKIITHGDTRDQALARMRIALSETVVEGILTNIPLHRELMADAKFIEGGTSIHYLEGWMAQHKR from the coding sequence ATGTTCAAGAAAATTCTCATCGCCAACCGAGGCGAGATCGCACTGCGCATCCAGCGCGCCTGCCGTGAAATGGGCGTGAAGTCGGTCGTCGTCTACTCCGAAGCCGACCGCGACGCCAAGTACGTGAAGCTCGCCGACGAAGCGGTGTGCATCGGCCCGGCCGCCTCGGCGCAGAGCTACCTCAACATGCCGGCCATCATCTCGACGGCCGAGGTCACCGACGCCGAGGCCATCCACCCCGGCTACGGCTTTTTGTCCGAGAACGCCGACTTCGCCGAGCGCGTGGAACAGAGCGGCTTCACCTTCATCGGCCCGACACCCGAGTCGATCCGCATCATGGGCGACAAGGTCTCGGCCAAGCAGGCCATGATCAAGTCGGGCGTGCCCTGCGTGCCGGGCTCGGAAGGCGCACTGCCCGATGACCCGAAAGAGATCGTGAAGATCGGCCGCGCGGTGGGCTACCCGGTGATCATCAAGGCCGCCGGCGGCGGCGGCGGCCGTGGCATGCGCGTGGTGCACACCGAAGCCGCTCTGCTGCATGCGGTGCAGACCACCAAGGCCGAAGCGGGCGCCGCGTTCGGCAACCCGGCGGTCTACATGGAGAAGTTCCTCGAGAACCCGCGCCACATCGAGATCCAGGTGCTGGCCGACGAGCACAAGAACGCCGTCTGGCTGGGCGAGCGCGACTGCTCCATGCAGCGCCGCCATCAGAAGATCATCGAGGAAGCGCCGGCGCCGGGCATTCCCCGCCGCGTGATCGAACGCATCGGCGAGCGCTGCGCCGCCGCCTGCAAGAAGATCGGCTACCGCGGTGCCGGCACCTTCGAGTTCTTGTACGAGAACGGCGAGTTCTACTTCATCGAGATGAACACCCGCGTGCAGGTGGAGCACCCGGTGACGGAGCTGGTGACGGGTGTCGACATCGTGCAGATGCAGATCCGCGTGGCGGCCGGCGAAAAACTGCCCTTCACGCAGCGCCAGATCCAGATGCGCGGCCACGCCCTCGAGTGCCGCGTGAACGCCGAAGACCCGTACAAGTTCACCCCGTCGCCCGGTCGCATCACGACCTGGCACGCACCCGGCGGGCCCGGCGTGCGGGTCGACTCGCATGCGTACACCAACTACTTCGTGCCGCCCAACTACGACTCGATGATCGGCAAGATCATCACCCACGGCGACACCCGCGACCAGGCGCTCGCGCGCATGCGCATCGCGCTGTCGGAGACGGTGGTCGAAGGCATCCTCACCAACATTCCGCTGCACCGCGAGCTGATGGCTGATGCCAAGTTCATCGAAGGCGGCACCAGCATCCACTACCTGGAAGGCTGGATGGCCCAGCACAAGCGCTGA
- the ampD gene encoding 1,6-anhydro-N-acetylmuramyl-L-alanine amidase AmpD — translation MTFRSRPAGTGWLDEARACPSPNFGPRPEGVDISLAVIHSISLPPGVYGGDEIERLFTNRLDWDAHPYFQQIRGLQVSSHFVLRRDGELLQFVSCDDRAWHAGRSVWRGRENCNDYSIGIELEGLEGERFEPAQYEVLAMLLPRLARDYPLQWVVGHEHVAPGRKQDPGPGFDWAHLRARLGWPERCFPAK, via the coding sequence ATGACCTTCCGATCGCGGCCGGCCGGCACAGGCTGGCTCGATGAAGCCCGGGCCTGCCCGTCCCCCAATTTCGGCCCGCGGCCCGAGGGCGTCGACATCAGCCTGGCGGTGATCCATTCGATCAGCCTTCCGCCGGGGGTGTATGGCGGCGACGAGATCGAGCGGCTCTTCACCAACCGCCTCGACTGGGACGCCCACCCCTACTTCCAGCAGATCCGGGGGTTGCAGGTGTCGTCGCATTTCGTGCTGCGCCGCGATGGCGAACTGCTGCAGTTCGTCTCGTGTGACGACCGAGCCTGGCATGCCGGCCGTTCGGTGTGGCGCGGTCGCGAGAACTGCAACGACTACTCGATCGGCATCGAACTCGAGGGCCTGGAGGGTGAGCGCTTCGAGCCAGCGCAATACGAGGTGCTGGCGATGCTCCTGCCGCGGCTGGCGCGCGACTATCCGCTGCAGTGGGTGGTGGGCCACGAGCACGTGGCCCCGGGGCGCAAGCAGGACCCAGGGCCCGGTTTCGACTGGGCGCACCTGAGGGCTCGGCTGGGCTGGCCGGAGCGGTGTTTCCCCGCAAAGTGA
- a CDS encoding transglycosylase domain-containing protein, which produces MKPFVRHLLRVVGLVVVCGLSLQIYFLARIGLMAVVDPQSTTFQRSEMRRIVAEQHQLLWSQQWVDDDRISDHLKRAVIASEDAGFTEHSGVEWEALEKAWEKNLRAEAQAERINERQAKQAARTNRPPPEKPKATPKIVGGSTITQQLAKNLFLSGERNFLRKGQEFVITFMLEGTLSKRRILEIYLNNVEWGEGLFGAQAAARHYFHVNADKLGAYPAARLAVMLPAPKRFEKRPNSAYVMGRAGTVVARMGSVELPE; this is translated from the coding sequence ATGAAGCCCTTCGTCCGCCACCTGCTGCGCGTCGTCGGGCTTGTGGTGGTCTGCGGGCTGTCGCTGCAGATCTACTTCCTCGCGCGCATCGGCTTGATGGCCGTGGTCGACCCGCAGTCCACCACCTTCCAGCGCTCGGAGATGCGCCGCATCGTCGCCGAGCAGCACCAGCTCCTGTGGAGCCAGCAGTGGGTGGACGACGACCGCATCTCCGACCACCTCAAGCGCGCGGTGATCGCCTCCGAAGACGCCGGCTTCACCGAGCACAGCGGCGTCGAGTGGGAGGCGCTGGAAAAAGCCTGGGAGAAAAACCTCCGCGCCGAAGCCCAAGCCGAGCGCATCAACGAGCGCCAGGCCAAGCAGGCGGCGCGCACCAACCGCCCCCCGCCCGAGAAGCCCAAGGCCACGCCCAAGATCGTGGGCGGCTCCACCATCACCCAGCAGCTGGCCAAGAACCTCTTCCTCAGCGGCGAGCGCAACTTCCTGCGCAAGGGGCAGGAGTTCGTCATCACCTTCATGCTCGAAGGCACGCTGTCCAAGCGGCGCATCCTCGAGATCTATCTGAACAACGTGGAATGGGGCGAAGGCCTCTTTGGCGCGCAGGCCGCGGCCCGCCATTACTTCCACGTCAACGCCGACAAGCTCGGCGCCTACCCCGCGGCGCGACTGGCGGTGATGCTGCCGGCCCCCAAACGCTTCGAGAAGCGGCCCAACTCAGCCTACGTGATGGGCCGGGCGGGCACCGTCGTCGCCCGCATGGGCTCGGTGGAATTGCCCGAATAG
- a CDS encoding carbohydrate kinase family protein: MSALICGSLAFDTITTFPGRFAEQILPEQVHILNVSFLVPTLRREFGGCAGNIAYTLRQLGGEPLVMAAVGADGQDYLARLKAWGASTEFVRTVTDTYTAQAIIITDTDNNQITAFHPGAMQSAHLTAVPSGRKDIAIGIVAPDGRDAMLQHAEQFAKAGVPFIFDPGQGLPMFNGDELNAFVQQATWVAVNDYEGRMLCERTGKSLEALSNSHLKGVIVTLGAEGCEVWQKGQRTHVPGVKAAEVVDPTGCGDAFRGALLYGLERGWELTRCVELGNRIGALKIACRGGQNHVIDRATLGL, encoded by the coding sequence ATGTCTGCACTGATCTGCGGTTCGCTCGCCTTCGACACCATCACCACCTTCCCGGGGCGCTTTGCCGAGCAGATCCTGCCGGAGCAGGTGCACATCCTGAACGTGTCGTTCCTCGTGCCCACGCTGCGGCGCGAGTTCGGTGGCTGCGCCGGCAACATCGCCTACACGCTGCGCCAGCTGGGCGGTGAGCCGCTGGTGATGGCAGCCGTGGGCGCCGACGGGCAGGACTACCTGGCGCGCCTCAAGGCCTGGGGGGCGAGCACGGAGTTCGTGCGCACCGTGACCGACACCTACACCGCGCAAGCCATCATCATCACCGACACCGACAACAACCAGATCACGGCCTTCCACCCCGGCGCGATGCAGTCGGCTCACCTGACGGCCGTGCCCTCGGGGCGCAAAGACATTGCGATCGGCATCGTCGCCCCGGACGGCCGCGACGCGATGCTGCAGCACGCCGAGCAGTTCGCCAAAGCGGGCGTGCCGTTCATCTTCGACCCGGGCCAGGGTCTGCCGATGTTCAACGGCGATGAGCTGAACGCCTTCGTACAGCAGGCGACCTGGGTGGCGGTCAACGACTACGAAGGCCGCATGCTGTGCGAGCGCACTGGCAAGTCTTTGGAGGCGCTGTCGAACTCGCACCTCAAGGGCGTGATCGTCACGCTCGGCGCCGAAGGCTGCGAGGTGTGGCAGAAGGGCCAACGCACCCATGTGCCTGGCGTGAAGGCAGCCGAGGTGGTCGACCCCACCGGCTGCGGCGACGCCTTCCGCGGCGCCCTGCTCTACGGCCTGGAACGCGGCTGGGAACTGACCCGCTGCGTCGAACTCGGCAACCGCATCGGCGCGCTGAAGATCGCCTGCCGCGGCGGGCAGAACCACGTCATCGACCGAGCCACGCTCGGCCTCTGA
- the prmA gene encoding 50S ribosomal protein L11 methyltransferase, whose translation MLELLLVVPEALVEPVSDALMDELEALSVSVEDADADTDHEQALFGEPGMPAPRGGWQRSIVKALFEREETATEAATLLLAQDWAHDVHVQSLQAVPDEDWVRVTQSQFSPVSITRDFWIVPTWHEPPAEAKRVIRLDPGLAFGTGTHPTTRMCLRWTSQHAAPWPRVLDYGCGSGILAIGAALHSAQQIDAVDIDPAAVVSTRANASANGVDLNAGLPDTAHGEYELVLANILATPLKLLAPLLCGHIKPGGHLVLAGILERQADELKEAYAPWVALTVSDTEDGWILMTAQRRA comes from the coding sequence ATGCTGGAGCTGCTGCTCGTCGTGCCTGAAGCGCTGGTGGAGCCCGTCTCCGATGCGCTGATGGACGAACTGGAGGCGCTGTCGGTGTCGGTCGAAGACGCCGATGCCGACACCGACCACGAGCAGGCGCTGTTCGGCGAGCCTGGCATGCCGGCGCCGCGGGGCGGCTGGCAGCGCTCGATCGTGAAGGCCTTGTTCGAGCGCGAAGAGACGGCGACCGAGGCCGCGACGCTGCTGCTCGCGCAAGACTGGGCGCACGACGTCCACGTGCAATCGCTGCAGGCGGTGCCCGACGAAGACTGGGTGCGCGTCACGCAATCGCAGTTCTCGCCGGTGTCGATCACCCGTGACTTCTGGATCGTGCCGACCTGGCACGAGCCGCCCGCCGAGGCGAAGCGGGTCATCCGCCTCGACCCGGGCCTCGCCTTCGGCACCGGCACGCACCCCACCACCCGCATGTGCCTGCGCTGGACGTCGCAGCATGCTGCACCCTGGCCGCGCGTGCTCGACTACGGCTGCGGCTCGGGCATCCTCGCGATCGGGGCGGCCTTGCATAGCGCACAGCAAATCGACGCGGTCGACATCGACCCGGCCGCCGTGGTGTCGACCCGGGCCAATGCCAGCGCCAACGGCGTCGACCTGAACGCCGGGCTGCCCGATACCGCCCACGGTGAGTACGAGCTGGTGCTGGCCAACATCCTCGCGACCCCGCTCAAGCTGCTGGCCCCGCTGTTGTGCGGACACATCAAACCCGGCGGCCACCTCGTGCTGGCCGGCATCCTCGAACGACAGGCGGACGAGCTGAAAGAGGCCTATGCCCCCTGGGTGGCACTCACCGTCAGCGACACCGAGGACGGGTGGATCCTGATGACGGCACAGCGGCGCGCGTGA
- a CDS encoding zinc-ribbon and DUF3426 domain-containing protein has translation MSLATRCISCGTVFRVVQDQLKVSEGWVRCGRCNEVFNAIEGLFDLERDAPPNWKPPPAPPAPPAAAVAASYDPQSEPPDDDEVFQLSDNDRIHSRFFQPEQADVDQTPAQAVKRRDKRDFAEARFNEALLDEQPLESETRRKGGTTGIPRSSVKSARAQLEAARRGPGFVRQAKQRERWRSPTMRVLLSVLLLLLSATLLGQAGYHFRDLWAARWPATKPVLAMGCEWLQCELQPPRRIDDVVVESSTLSPAPGGSGYRLSLVLRNRGTMALAMPWIDLKLTDSSEQMLARKALAPADFRVNPPVLAPGSESNLQLVFSSSDPRRINGYTVEAFYP, from the coding sequence ATGAGCCTGGCCACGCGTTGCATCTCCTGCGGCACCGTCTTTAGAGTCGTTCAAGACCAGCTCAAGGTTTCCGAAGGCTGGGTGCGCTGCGGCCGCTGCAACGAGGTCTTCAACGCGATCGAAGGCCTGTTCGACCTGGAGCGCGACGCGCCGCCGAACTGGAAACCCCCTCCCGCCCCGCCGGCGCCACCGGCCGCCGCCGTCGCCGCGTCATACGACCCTCAGTCCGAGCCACCGGATGACGACGAGGTGTTCCAGCTCAGCGACAACGACCGCATCCACTCCCGCTTCTTCCAGCCCGAGCAGGCCGATGTCGACCAGACGCCGGCGCAGGCCGTCAAGCGCCGCGACAAGCGCGACTTCGCCGAAGCACGCTTCAACGAAGCGCTGCTCGACGAACAACCGCTGGAGTCCGAGACGCGCCGAAAAGGCGGCACCACGGGCATTCCCCGCTCGTCGGTCAAGTCGGCGCGTGCCCAGCTGGAAGCCGCCCGCCGCGGACCGGGATTCGTGCGGCAGGCCAAACAACGGGAACGCTGGCGCAGCCCCACCATGCGGGTGCTGCTGAGCGTGCTGCTGCTGCTGCTGAGCGCCACGCTGCTCGGCCAGGCCGGCTACCACTTCCGCGACCTGTGGGCTGCACGCTGGCCGGCCACCAAACCGGTGCTCGCCATGGGCTGCGAATGGCTGCAATGCGAGCTGCAGCCGCCGCGCCGCATCGACGACGTGGTGGTCGAGAGCAGCACCCTCTCGCCAGCACCCGGGGGCAGCGGCTACCGCCTCTCACTCGTGCTGCGCAACCGCGGCACGATGGCACTCGCCATGCCCTGGATCGACCTCAAGCTCACCGACTCGTCGGAGCAGATGCTGGCGCGCAAAGCCCTCGCGCCGGCCGACTTCCGCGTCAACCCGCCGGTGCTCGCCCCCGGCAGCGAGTCCAACCTGCAACTGGTCTTTTCTTCATCGGACCCGCGCCGCATCAACGGCTACACCGTCGAAGCCTTCTACCCCTGA
- a CDS encoding TlpA disulfide reductase family protein: protein MKRRQALVTGGVALAAAAAGAGWAWWRHRETPPDTGAEQALWQERFQRPEGGELAMATLRGQPLVLNFWATWCAPCVKEMPLLDAFYKEHKPKGWQVVGLAIDSPTPVREFLGKLPVSFPIGLAGLNGVDLNRALGNPSGALPFSVAFDRQGQAIFRKLGLLKPEDLAEWAAKFASGQ, encoded by the coding sequence GTGAAGCGCCGCCAAGCCCTCGTGACCGGCGGCGTGGCGCTGGCGGCCGCCGCCGCGGGTGCCGGCTGGGCCTGGTGGCGGCACCGAGAAACGCCCCCCGACACCGGCGCCGAACAAGCCCTCTGGCAAGAGCGCTTCCAGCGGCCGGAAGGCGGCGAGCTGGCCATGGCAACGCTGCGCGGCCAGCCGCTGGTGCTCAACTTCTGGGCCACCTGGTGCGCTCCATGCGTCAAGGAAATGCCGCTGCTCGACGCCTTCTATAAAGAGCACAAGCCCAAGGGCTGGCAGGTGGTGGGGCTGGCCATCGACAGCCCGACGCCGGTTCGCGAGTTTCTCGGCAAGCTGCCGGTGAGCTTCCCCATCGGGCTGGCGGGCCTGAACGGCGTCGACCTGAACCGCGCCTTGGGCAACCCGAGCGGCGCACTGCCCTTCAGCGTGGCCTTCGACCGGCAAGGCCAGGCCATCTTCCGCAAGCTCGGGCTCTTGAAGCCGGAAGACCTGGCCGAATGGGCCGCAAAGTTCGCCTCCGGGCAATAA
- a CDS encoding ribonucleotide-diphosphate reductase subunit beta, protein MLVWEEDLKPSSNHKTNPAQSLPVQARVAVSSPVFEESIAPVTPASVSTTDTHRVKAADKRIINGKTDVNQLVPFKYKWAWEKYLATCANHWMPQEVNMSRDIATWKDPNGLTEDERRIIKRNLGFFVTADSLAANNIVLGTYRHITAPECRQFLLRQAFEEAIHTHAYQYIVESLGLDESEIFNAYNEVKSIRDKDEFLIPFINAIMDANFHTGTPANDQTLLKSLIVFACLMEGLFFYVGFTQILALGRQNKMTGAAEQYQYILRDESMHCNFGIDLINQIKLENPHLWTAEFKAEIRALFMKAVELEYRYAEDTMPRGVLGLNASMFKGYLRYIANRRATQIGLEELFPNEENPFPWMSEMIDLKKERNFFETRVIEYQSGGALSWD, encoded by the coding sequence ATGTTGGTTTGGGAAGAAGACCTTAAGCCCTCGAGCAATCACAAGACGAACCCCGCGCAGAGCCTCCCCGTTCAAGCGCGTGTGGCCGTGTCGTCTCCGGTCTTCGAAGAGTCCATCGCACCTGTCACCCCCGCTTCCGTGAGCACCACCGACACCCACCGGGTGAAGGCTGCCGACAAGCGCATCATCAACGGCAAGACCGACGTCAACCAGCTCGTCCCCTTCAAGTACAAGTGGGCCTGGGAGAAGTACCTCGCCACCTGCGCCAACCACTGGATGCCGCAGGAAGTGAACATGTCGCGCGACATCGCGACCTGGAAAGACCCGAACGGCCTGACCGAAGACGAGCGCCGCATCATCAAGCGCAACCTCGGCTTCTTCGTCACCGCCGATTCGCTGGCCGCCAACAACATCGTGCTCGGCACCTACCGGCACATCACGGCGCCCGAGTGCCGCCAATTCCTGCTGCGCCAGGCCTTCGAAGAGGCGATCCACACGCACGCCTACCAGTACATCGTGGAGTCGCTGGGTCTCGACGAGAGCGAGATCTTCAACGCCTACAACGAAGTCAAGTCGATCCGCGACAAGGACGAATTCCTGATCCCGTTCATCAACGCGATCATGGACGCCAACTTCCACACTGGCACCCCGGCCAACGACCAGACGCTGCTCAAGTCGCTGATCGTCTTCGCCTGCCTGATGGAAGGGCTCTTCTTCTACGTCGGCTTCACGCAGATCCTCGCGCTTGGCCGCCAGAACAAGATGACCGGTGCCGCCGAGCAGTACCAGTACATCCTGCGAGACGAGTCGATGCACTGCAACTTCGGCATCGACCTCATCAACCAGATCAAGTTGGAGAACCCGCATTTGTGGACGGCCGAATTCAAGGCCGAAATCCGGGCTCTTTTCATGAAAGCAGTTGAGTTGGAATATCGGTACGCTGAAGACACCATGCCGCGTGGCGTGTTGGGTCTCAACGCATCGATGTTCAAAGGCTATTTGCGTTACATCGCCAACCGGCGGGCCACGCAGATCGGTTTGGAAGAGCTCTTCCCGAACGAGGAAAACCCGTTCCCATGGATGAGCGAAATGATTGACCTGAAGAAGGAACGCAACTTCTTCGAGACGCGCGTCATCGAGTACCAATCGGGTGGCGCGCTCTCGTGGGATTGA
- a CDS encoding histone H1-like DNA-binding protein, producing MATAKKPAAKKAAAKKPAAKKAAAKKPAAKKAAAKKPAAKKAAAKKPAAKKVAAKKPAAKKAAAKKPAAKKAAAKKPAAKKAAAKKPAAKKAAAKKPAAKKAAKKPAAKKAKKPAAKKAAAAPAAPAAAKPAAAPAAKTALSPAAAWPFPTGAKP from the coding sequence ATGGCAACTGCAAAGAAACCTGCCGCCAAGAAGGCCGCAGCCAAGAAGCCCGCGGCGAAGAAGGCCGCAGCGAAGAAGCCGGCAGCGAAGAAGGCCGCCGCCAAGAAGCCGGCAGCCAAGAAGGCCGCGGCTAAGAAGCCGGCAGCCAAGAAGGTTGCGGCCAAGAAGCCGGCAGCCAAGAAGGCTGCAGCGAAGAAGCCGGCGGCCAAGAAGGCTGCTGCGAAGAAGCCGGCTGCGAAGAAGGCTGCTGCCAAGAAGCCGGCTGCGAAGAAGGCTGCTGCGAAGAAGCCTGCTGCGAAGAAGGCTGCGAAGAAGCCTGCTGCGAAGAAGGCCAAGAAGCCTGCTGCGAAGAAGGCCGCTGCCGCACCTGCTGCCCCTGCTGCTGCGAAGCCCGCTGCAGCACCGGCGGCCAAGACTGCGCTCAGCCCCGCTGCTGCATGGCCTTTCCCGACGGGCGCCAAGCCCTGA
- the accB gene encoding acetyl-CoA carboxylase biotin carboxyl carrier protein, which yields MDLRKLKTLIDLVSESNISELEITEADGKVRIVKSDPAAAVATAQPMVYQAAPPQVAAAAPVAAAAPVAPAAAPEAPAAPTGHIVKSPMVGTFYGAASPGAKPFATVGTVVKEGDPICIIEAMKIMNEIEADKAGTVTQVLAQNGQAVEFGQPLFVIE from the coding sequence ATGGACCTGCGCAAACTGAAGACGCTGATCGACCTGGTGTCTGAATCGAACATCTCCGAGCTTGAGATCACCGAAGCCGACGGCAAGGTGCGCATCGTCAAGAGCGACCCGGCCGCCGCCGTGGCAACCGCCCAGCCGATGGTCTATCAGGCCGCACCGCCGCAAGTGGCCGCGGCTGCACCCGTGGCTGCCGCAGCGCCTGTGGCACCTGCTGCCGCACCCGAAGCACCGGCCGCCCCGACCGGCCACATCGTCAAGTCGCCGATGGTCGGCACCTTCTACGGTGCCGCCAGCCCCGGCGCCAAGCCTTTCGCCACGGTGGGCACGGTGGTCAAGGAAGGCGACCCGATCTGCATCATCGAAGCGATGAAGATCATGAACGAGATCGAGGCCGACAAGGCCGGCACGGTGACGCAGGTGCTGGCACAGAACGGCCAGGCCGTGGAATTCGGGCAGCCCTTGTTCGTCATCGAATAA
- a CDS encoding energy transducer TonB, giving the protein MAKLSVLQVSLTVSVVVHAGLLAWPAVDPEGFTRAFQDTPLEVILVNARGSEAPTKAQAIAQRNLAGGGDVDRGRATSPLPSATLTEIGESAEDARRQIEQLQETQQQLLAQVRRELATLPQPDPKRDQGRPQDRSQEERRKQLLQLLAEIEKRINEENARPKKRYISPSTREEVYAIYYDQLRRKIEDRGTRNFPEHQGKKLYGELVMIITVDSAGRIVETEIVQASQSKLLDKRAVSIVQAAAPFGSFSSAMKKQADQLVIPTRFRFSREDGFATSVAEPVKQQ; this is encoded by the coding sequence ATGGCCAAGCTTTCGGTCCTTCAGGTTTCGCTCACGGTCTCGGTCGTCGTGCACGCCGGCCTGCTGGCCTGGCCGGCGGTCGACCCCGAGGGCTTCACCCGCGCGTTCCAAGACACGCCGCTGGAGGTGATCCTCGTGAACGCGCGTGGCAGCGAAGCGCCGACCAAGGCGCAGGCGATCGCGCAGCGCAACCTGGCGGGCGGCGGTGACGTCGACCGCGGTCGCGCCACCTCGCCGCTGCCGAGCGCCACGCTCACCGAGATCGGCGAATCGGCCGAAGATGCCCGCCGCCAGATCGAGCAGCTGCAAGAGACCCAGCAACAACTGCTGGCCCAGGTGCGCCGCGAGCTCGCGACCCTGCCCCAGCCCGACCCCAAGCGCGACCAGGGCCGGCCGCAGGACCGTTCTCAGGAAGAGCGCCGCAAGCAGCTGCTGCAACTGCTGGCCGAGATCGAAAAGCGCATCAACGAGGAAAACGCGCGGCCCAAGAAGCGCTACATCAGCCCGTCCACGCGCGAAGAGGTCTACGCGATTTACTACGACCAGCTGCGCCGCAAGATCGAAGACCGTGGCACGCGCAACTTCCCCGAGCACCAGGGCAAGAAGCTCTACGGCGAGCTGGTGATGATCATCACCGTCGACTCGGCCGGCCGCATCGTCGAGACCGAGATCGTGCAGGCCTCGCAATCGAAGCTGCTCGACAAGCGCGCCGTCTCCATCGTGCAGGCGGCGGCGCCGTTCGGCTCGTTCTCGTCGGCGATGAAGAAGCAGGCCGACCAGCTGGTGATCCCCACCCGCTTCCGCTTCTCGCGCGAAGACGGCTTTGCCACCTCGGTCGCCGAACCCGTGAAGCAGCAGTGA